The Fusobacterium necrophorum subsp. necrophorum genome includes the window CCTCCTTCACAAAGTAGAACTGGCACAGAAATATTCATCTGTTTTCCATTCGCCTACGCATTCTAGCCTGGGCTTAGGTCCCGGCTTACTCAGGGAAGACAAGCTTTACCCTGAAAACCTTGGTCTTCCAGCGGGGGAGATTCTCACTCCCCTTCTCGCTACTTATTCCTGCATTCTCACTTCTGATACCTCCAGAGTTCCTTTCAGTCCTCCTTCGACGGCCTACAGAACGCTCTCCTACCATGTCTTACGACATCCACAGCTTCGGTTCATATCTTAGCCCCGTTACATTGTCGGCGCAGAGACTCTCGACTAGTGAGCTATTACGCACTCTTTCAAGGAATGGCTGCTTCTAAGCCAACCTCCTAGTTGTTTAAGAATCTCCACCTCCTTTCCCACTTAGATATGATTTGGGACCTTAGCTGGTGGTCTGGGTTGTTTCCCTTTCGACGATGGAAGTTAACTCCCATGGTCTCACTCCTGCGCTCTTGAATAATGGTATTCGGAGTTTGATTGAATTCAGTAAGCTATATGCCCCCTAGTTCAGTCAGTGCTCTACCCCCATCATTAAACACGCAAGGCTGCACCTAGATGCATTTCGGAGAGAACGAGCTATCTCCCGGTTCGATTGGCTTTTCACCCCTAAACCTACCTCATCCCCCAACTTTTCAACGGCGGTGGGTTAGGACCTCCACTGTGTCTTACCACAGCTTCATCCTGGACAGGCTTAGATCACCGGGTTTCGCGTCTACGCTCCACGACTCTTGCGCCCTATTCAGACTCGGTTTCCCTTCGGCTCCGTTCTTCTTAACCTCGCCATGAAACGTAACTCGCAGGATCATTCTCCAAAAGGCACGCCATCACCACCAAAGTGGCTCTGACCGCTTGTAAGCACACAATTTCAGGTTCTCTTTCACTCCCCTCCCGGGGTTCTTTTCACCTTTCCCTCACGGTACTATGCGCTATCGGTTAGAAAGAGTATTTAGCCTTACGAGATTTGGTCCTCGCAGATTCATGCAGAATTCCTCGTGTTCCACATTACTTGGGAGAAGAGATACAGCGCAAGAAAACTACCAATACAGGACTTTCACCTTCTACGGTAGACCTTTCCAGATCTTTCTTGTTCCTTTGCTTACGTCTGCGAAATAGCTTGCAGTTCTTTCTCTCTCTTTCCCGCTACCCCATATCCACAACGGCTGCATCCTTGACATGAATACGGTTTAGGCTCTACCCCGTTCGCTCGCCGCTACTTAGGGTATCGTTGTTACTTTCTTTTCCTCGGATTACTTAGATGTTTCAGTTCACCCGGTTCCCTCTTTCGTGTAAAGACATGACTCTTTACAGATTGCTCCATTCGGAAATCTTGGCATCCACGTTCGTTTGCAACTTCGCCAAGCTTATCGCAGCTTACCACGTCCTTCTTCGGCTCTTTCTACCTAGGCATCCCTTGTGTGCCCTTTGTTACTTTAATCTTGTTTTTTTCTTTGACAGCTAACTCTAGAAACTAGAGTTCTTTGTTCTTTATTCTTGTTTGTTTTTTGATCTACTATACAGTTTCCAAGGTCCATGCGCGAACCCTTCCAAAGAAGAAAGAACAACAAGAATACTCCTTAGAAAGGAGGTGATCCATCCGCACGTTCCCGTACGGATACCTTGTTACGACTTCACCCCAATCGCTAACCACACCCTCGGAGCATCCTTCCCTAAGGTTAGGCCTGCTACTTCAGGTGCAACCAACTCTCGTGGTGTGACGGGCGGTGTGTACAAGACCCGAGAACGTATTCACCGCAACATTGCTGATTTGCGATTACTAGCGATTCCAACTTCATGTACTCGAGTTGCAGAGTACAATCCGAACTAAGAATAGTTTTCTGAGATTTGCTCCCCCTCGCGGGTTTGCCGCTCTCTGTACTACCCATTGTAGCACGTGTGTAGCCCAGCGTATAAGGGGCATGATGACTTGACGTCATCCCCACCTTCCTCCTGCTCGTCGCAGGCAGTATCGCATGAGTCCCCAACTGAAGGATGGTAACATACGATAGGGGTTGCGCTCGTTGCGGGACTTAACCCAACATCTCACGACACGAGCTGACGACAGCCATGCACCACCTGTCACTACGTTCCCCCGAAAGGGCACCGGCGCATCTCTGCTCCGTTCGTAGGATGTCAAACGCTGGTAAGGTTCCTCGCGTTGCGTCGAATTAAACCACATGCTCCACCGCTTGTGCGGGTCCCCGTCAATTCCTTTGAGTTTCATACTTGCGTACGTACTCCCCAGGCGGATTACTTATCGCGTTAGCTTGGGCGCTGAGGTTTGACCCCCAACACCTAGTAATCATCGTTTACAGCGTGGACTACCAGGGTATCTAATCCTGTTTGCTACCCACGCTTTCGCGCTTTAGCGTCAGTATCTGTCCAGTAGGCTGGCTTCCCCATCGGCATTCCTACAAATATCTACGAATTTCACCTCTACACTTGTAGTTCCGCCTACCTCTCCAGTACTCTAGTAAGGCAGTTTCCAACGCCATACGGAGTTGAGCTCCGCATTTTCACATCAGACTTTCCTTGCCGCCTAGACGCGCTTTACGCCCAATAAATCCGGATAACGCTTGCGACATACGTATTACCGCGGCTGCTGGCACGTATTTAGCCGTCGCTTCTTCTGTCGGTACCGTCACTGACTTCTTCCCGACTGAAAGCACTTTACATTCCGAAAAACGTCATCGTGCACACAGAATTGCTGGATCAGACTTGTGGTCCATTGTCCAATATTCCCCACTGCTGCCTCCCGTAGGAGTAAGGGCCGTGTCTCAGTCCCCTTGTGGCCGTTCACCCTCTCAGGCCGGCTACCCATCATTGCCTTGGTGGGCCGTTACCTCACCAACCAGCTAATGGGACGCAAAGCTCTCTCTTAGCGCATCTAGCTTTCATGATTCCTCCATGCGAAAAAACCATAATATCCGGTATTAGCATCCGTTTCCAGATGTTGTCCCAGACTAAGAGGCAAGTTCTTTACGCGTTACTCACCCGTGCGCCACCCAAGTCCGAAGACTCGAGTCGACTTGCATGTGTTAAGCATTCTGTCAGCGTTCATCCTGAGCCAGGATCAAACTCTTCGTTCGATGTTTCTCAGTTTCACTGTTTTGATTTTTTTACACCTTGTTTGTGTTGTTTGCTTGTTGTCTTTCTTATTCTCTTTGTGAAGGTCCATTCCGCTCTTGCGGACATCTAGTATCTTACCACACTTCTTACTTCCCGTCAACTCTTTTTTTCTTTTTTTGAAAAAAATTTTTAAAGCATGGCAGAAAATAAAAAAGGCATCTCATAAGCCGGGTTTTGTATATGTCATCATTTATCTAGGATAAAAATTACTTTTTATCTCCAGCGACTTACCCTGAAAGTTGGACGAGCAATCCTTAACCTTTCCTATTTAGTCTTGCTTCAGAGGGGGTTTACCTAGCTTTTTTAGTTTCCTAAAAAACTGGTGGTCTCTTACACCACCTTTTCACCCTTACCATAACAATGGCGGTTTCTTTTCTGTGGCACTTTCCTTAAAGTTACCTTTAGTAGCCGTTAGCTACCCTCTTGCTCTATGAAGCCCGGACTTTCCTCTACTGTGACATAGCGTATGACTGAGATACCTTATTTTATTTTTTTAAATTTCTTTTTACTGCTCTCTTTTTTTCTTTTTCCAAAAGTCATGACCAATTTTTAATAATAATAATAGAATGATTCCTAGCGAAATGGCGATCCCTTTCTGAAATTCTTCCCTTTCCTCCACTTCTTGCATTAGGATTTCCGGTTCTGAAATTTCTACATTTTCTAGCAAATATTCCACTCCGTCTAATACCTGCAAAATATACTCTACTGGTTTTCCTTCAATGAGAATCGAGGAAGCATTATCCAAAGATAAATCCATCTTACTTTGTTCTTCCTCAATATCAATATCCTTACTAAAACGCAAAACCACCTTCACTTGAGTTGTCTTATCTTGACTGATATTCAAGATGACAGTTCTTTCAGGATCAGCCACCTGAAATCCTTCTCCTTCTGTCAAAGTATTGACATAAACTTTTACTTTCTTTTTACGATAAATCTCATGTATTTTTTCTTCAATCTTAGGAATTTCTTCCTTCGGAATAATATTTAAGGTGTCATTTACTCCCGCCCAAGCAATACAAGAGAGACATAGCATACATAAACCTAGAAAATACTTTCTCATAGATTCCCCTTTACTTAATGAACTGAAATACCGGTTTGGACTGAAAAATCTGAAATTTCAGAAAAGTATGTTCAAAATCTCTCATCAATAATTCTGCAAAAAAATGCTCCGCCTCATAATGCCCCATGTCAATCACATTCATTCCACACTCTTTTGCATCCAAGGCATCATGATAAGAAACATCTCCTGTAATAAATAATTCCGCTCCTTTTGATTTTGCCATTCTCCAATAACTCATTCCGGAACCGTTTACCAGACAAACTCGATGAATCATTTGTTGCATATCATTTCCGATATATCTTTGAAAAGAAAGTCCTAATTTGTGAGAAAGAAGTTTCTGAATCTCTTCTACGGATTTTCCCTCCGGATATTGAAACATTCTTCCGATCCCTGTCCCATCTTCTCTTTTTTCGAGAACAGTAGAGACTGTAACTCCCAGTTTCTCTAAAATATAATCATTCAATCCTGTTTTTTGAGCATCCAAGTTTGTATGTAAAGTATACACATTTATTCCATGTTTGACAAGCTTAAATATTTTCGCCCCTAAAACATCCTGTTGCAGTACTCGTTTTATTCCACGAAAAATAATGGGATGATGGCTGATAATCATATCAAAAGAATGAGTCACTGCAAAATCAATC containing:
- a CDS encoding Nif3-like dinuclear metal center hexameric protein, giving the protein MKTKDFISILEKKYPKVLAEEWDNVGLLVGDAEKEVHNILLALDVTEEVIDFAVTHSFDMIISHHPIIFRGIKRVLQQDVLGAKIFKLVKHGINVYTLHTNLDAQKTGLNDYILEKLGVTVSTVLEKREDGTGIGRMFQYPEGKSVEEIQKLLSHKLGLSFQRYIGNDMQQMIHRVCLVNGSGMSYWRMAKSKGAELFITGDVSYHDALDAKECGMNVIDMGHYEAEHFFAELLMRDFEHTFLKFQIFQSKPVFQFIK